A genomic window from Carassius gibelio isolate Cgi1373 ecotype wild population from Czech Republic chromosome A11, carGib1.2-hapl.c, whole genome shotgun sequence includes:
- the si:ch211-262i1.5 gene encoding uncharacterized protein si:ch211-262i1.5 gives MSSETFKYLRREGSSSLYCCVPFCKMSSRYNSVISFHSFPMNEEMRKKWLQNIRREDYNVTVNTRVCSRHFTSDDFIKPSTPTARRLLKKGVEPTLFLWSDSTSATKRIGLWKKRRDSPFKKEHVPKFFQHQEHDYCSSPVQDDVALDQTEHLRKEVERLKRRVAELAFLQRFSLDRFAASDDDIRFYTRFATYNHLMAFWRLIEPASHSMLRLTRARAATTSEDGSSGSTSCQYLQPMDEFFLFMVHLSVGLTERDLAHRFNIHQSSVIQIITRWASFLYAILGSVRIWMSEEAVKAHMPKEFQDYPDTHVVIDRIELRCQSPSSLLLQGEGSHCTYLGLIGMAPHGAVTFVSSVYPGSVSDKELLKQSGIVSLLKPEMAIMVNKGFFIDDFVPCKVYRPAYLLKREQMPADEVRETQSIARLRVHIERLMGRVMQHKLLETVMPLSDTGTINQLYTVACLLINYQNGPLLNAWAND, from the exons ATGAGTTCAGAAACCTTTAAATACCTTCGGCGTGAAGGTTCATCTTCTCTCTATTGCTGTGTCCCGTTCTGTAAAATGTCCTCAAGGTATAATTCAGTGATTAGTTTTCACAGTTTTCCTATGAACGAGGAAATGCGCAAAAAGTGGCTTCAAAATATCCGTCGTGAGGATTACAATGTCACTGTTAATACACGAGTCTGCAGTCGACACTTCACTAGTGATGATTTTATTAAGCCCTCGACTCCCACGGCACGCCGACTGCTGAAGAAGGGCGTCGAGCCCACGCTGTTCCTGTGGAGCGACTCCACTTCAGCAACAAAGCGCATCGGGTTATGGAAGAAGAGACGCGACTCTCCGTTTAAAAAAGAACATGTGCCTAAGTTCTTCCAGCATCAGGAGCACGATTATTGCTCATCTCCTGTCCAGGATGATGTGGCTTTGGATCAGACCGAGCATCTCCGAAAGGAGGTCGAGCGCCTGAAGAGACGCGTGGCTGAGTTGGCTTTCCTTCAGAGATTTAGTTTGGACCGATTTGCTGCATCCGACGATGACATACGGTTTTACACTAG ATTTGCCACTTACAACCACTTGATGGCGTTCTGGAGACTCATCGAGCCTGCGTCCCACAGCATGCTTCGTTTGACCAGAGCCAGGGCAGCAACAACCAGTGAAGATGGATCATCAGGCAGTACAtct TGTCAGTACCTGCAGCCCATGGATGAGTTTTTCCTCTTCATGGTCCATCTATCAGTTGGTCTAACAGAGAGAGATCTGGCCCACAGATTCAACATCCATCAGTCCTCTGTGATTCAAATCATTACAAGATGGGCCAGTTTTCTCTACGCCATCCTTGGATCTGTGCGCATCTGGATGTCTGAGGAGGCGGTCAAGGCTCACATGCCAAAGGAGTTTCAAGACTATCCAGACACACATGTAGTGATTGACCGCATAGAGCTGCGTTGCCAATCTCCATCTTCTCTCCTGCTTCAAGGTGAAGGGTCCCATTGCACCTACTTGGGGTTGATTGGCATGGCACCGCATGGTGCAGTCACGTTTGTGTCATCTGTGTATCCAGGATCTGTCAGTGACAAGGAGCTTCTGAAGCAGTCTGGGATTGTGTCACTCCTGAAACCTGAAATGGCCATCATGGTCAACAAAGGTTTTTTTATAGATGACTTTGTACCATGCAAAGTTTACCGGCCTGCCTATCTGTTAAAAAGGGAACAGATGCCAGCTGATGAAGTGAGGGAAACGCAGTCCATTGCTCGGCTGAGGGTCCACATTGAGCGTCTCATGGGCAGGGTGATGCAACACAAGTTGTTGGAAACCGTCATGCCTCTTTCTGACACTGGGACCATCAACCAGCTATACACTGTTGCTTGTCTCCTTATAAACTACCAGAATGGTCCCTTGTTAAATGCCTGGGCAAATGATTAA